DNA from Aquaspirillum sp. LM1:
CAAACGAGGTGGGGGTATCCGCCTGACTGATTTCCCGCATCGGCACGCGAATATCCGGGCGGCTGCCGGTGACGTAGATTTTTTTCGAGTTAGGCAGCGGCTGGATAGCCGCGTGGTCCACTTCGGCAGTCTGGTTAAACGGATGGTGTGGCGCATTCATGGCAGGTTTCCTCGTGTTCGGCGGCAAAACGGAAACCACGCCAGCCAATGGCGCGCCTCTCGCTTCCCTACGCCGATATTAGCCGGATCAGGTTCGAAGGGTAACTCTCATTTCTGCACAGCACTGAACGGTGCAAAAAACCCCTAGCGGACAGTGCTGTGAAGCTAAAGCAAATATGGGATAATTGCAAGTTACTGTCATCGCTCAATAAACGATCGTTCGGAGTGTTCAATGGATTTTGAAAAAGCCCGGTTCAACATGGTCGAACAGCAGATTCGCCCGTGGGATGTGCTCAACACGCAGGTGCTGGATCTTCTGTTTCACGTGAAACGCGAAGAGTTCGTTAGCGACAAGCAAAAAACCATTGCCTTTGTCGATACCGAACTGCCGCTGCCCAACGGCAGCCGCATGCTGGAGCCCAAGATGGAGGCTCGCCTGGTGCAGGAGCTGAATCTGGCCCCAGAGGACAAGGTGCTGGAAATCGGCACCGGCAGCGGCTACCTGACCGCCCTGCTGGCCAGCTTCAGCAAGCATGTCTACAGCCTGGACATCGACCCGGCCATGACCGCGCTGGCCAAGGCCAATCTGGCCCGCGCCAATATCCACAATGTCACCCTAGTGACCGCCAATGGCGTGGACGGCCTGCCGACCAATGCGCCGTTTAACGCCATTGTGGTGGGCGGCTCGCTGCCCACCCTGCCAGAAGCGCTGACCAGCCAGCTGGCCGTGGGTGGCCGTCTGCTGGTGGTACTGGGTGACGCTCCGTCGATGAGCCTGACGCTGATTGAGCGCGAAAGCGAAACCGGCTTGCGCACCACCAAGCTGTTTGAAACGGTGCTCACCCCGCTGAAGGATGTCGAGCAACCGGAACGCTTTGCCTTTTAACCATGCTCAGTGAAATTTCTCCCACCGCCCTGCACGCCTGGCTGGAAGACACCACCCGCCCGGCACCTTATCTGCTGGATGTGCGTGAAGACTGGGAATTTGCCCACTGTCATCTGGCCAATAGCCAGCTGATGCCCATGCATACCGTGCCCTTGCAGATGAACAAGCTCCCGGATGATGTACCGCTGGTGGTGATTTGCCACCATGGCGTGCGCAGCTATCAGGTGGGCCAGTATCTGGTTCAGGCGGGCTTTGACGAAGTGCTCAGCCTGGCTGGCGGGGTGGCGGCCTGGGCGGATCAGGTAGACCCTGGCATGCCGCGCTACTGATGGCGGAGTACTGATGCTGCCAGTGCCACAACGGCTACCCTCGGGTGGCCGTTGTTGTCTGTGCCGTGGCCGGTTTTCCCGCTTATCCTTGCTGCCGCC
Protein-coding regions in this window:
- a CDS encoding rhodanese-like domain-containing protein, translated to MLSEISPTALHAWLEDTTRPAPYLLDVREDWEFAHCHLANSQLMPMHTVPLQMNKLPDDVPLVVICHHGVRSYQVGQYLVQAGFDEVLSLAGGVAAWADQVDPGMPRY
- a CDS encoding protein-L-isoaspartate O-methyltransferase yields the protein MDFEKARFNMVEQQIRPWDVLNTQVLDLLFHVKREEFVSDKQKTIAFVDTELPLPNGSRMLEPKMEARLVQELNLAPEDKVLEIGTGSGYLTALLASFSKHVYSLDIDPAMTALAKANLARANIHNVTLVTANGVDGLPTNAPFNAIVVGGSLPTLPEALTSQLAVGGRLLVVLGDAPSMSLTLIERESETGLRTTKLFETVLTPLKDVEQPERFAF